The Nitrospinaceae bacterium genome has a segment encoding these proteins:
- a CDS encoding NIPSNAP family protein, with protein MIYSLRTHHVMPGKMNEFHELRREAIPYFEKHGIKIVGYWKTEIGPSPSVVSLTAFENWAQYEEAQSSLVADPEFKKLMSRFQGLSQRTDTVILRPTDYSPIA; from the coding sequence ATGATTTACTCGCTTAGAACACACCATGTCATGCCGGGCAAGATGAACGAGTTCCACGAGCTTCGCCGCGAGGCGATTCCTTATTTCGAGAAACACGGCATCAAGATTGTGGGCTACTGGAAAACCGAAATCGGACCCTCGCCCTCGGTCGTGTCGCTCACAGCCTTTGAGAATTGGGCCCAATACGAGGAGGCGCAAAGCTCCCTCGTCGCGGATCCAGAATTCAAAAAACTCATGAGTCGCTTCCAAGGTCTCAGCCAGCGCACCGACACCGTTATCTTGCGGCCAACCGATTATTCGCCGATAGCGTAA
- a CDS encoding cupin domain-containing protein, with protein sequence MHSFREITDSLYETPANYAGHSEGFQRADLIGAAQGSVHIGFSIAALNPGGRIDACVHAYEKGIFVLEGEIELNRDGQVYRLGKFEYALIPIGTEHAFRNTSGAPAKWVEKCAPQPKPADGWPDLFFTKGTEWGEPLSFDPLNPASRMTGHFEWDQIPPVQNVDKYMWGWAKKMLIDKKFGSYQFDMFMIEFSDGGQTNEHEHSFEEAYLVLDGECTFTAEGKEYVIKPGTIAWSGVGSPHGFFMNRGTHCRWLEIMTPQPPLQHSNRRLSTWDDIRAHMQG encoded by the coding sequence ATGCATTCATTCAGAGAAATCACCGATTCGTTGTACGAGACACCCGCGAACTACGCGGGGCATTCGGAGGGTTTTCAGCGGGCCGATCTTATCGGGGCCGCGCAGGGCTCGGTCCATATCGGCTTCAGCATCGCCGCGCTTAACCCTGGCGGGCGAATCGACGCTTGCGTTCACGCTTATGAGAAAGGCATTTTTGTTCTGGAGGGTGAAATTGAGCTCAACCGCGACGGGCAGGTATACCGCCTCGGCAAATTTGAATATGCCCTCATCCCCATCGGGACAGAGCACGCTTTCAGAAACACCTCGGGCGCCCCGGCCAAATGGGTCGAGAAATGCGCCCCCCAGCCCAAGCCGGCGGATGGTTGGCCGGACCTCTTTTTCACCAAAGGGACGGAATGGGGTGAGCCCCTTTCGTTTGACCCCTTAAACCCGGCCAGCCGGATGACCGGGCATTTTGAGTGGGACCAGATTCCTCCTGTCCAGAATGTCGATAAATACATGTGGGGCTGGGCGAAAAAAATGTTGATTGACAAAAAATTCGGCAGCTATCAATTCGATATGTTCATGATCGAGTTTTCAGACGGCGGTCAGACGAACGAGCACGAGCACTCTTTTGAGGAGGCTTATCTTGTTCTTGATGGCGAGTGCACCTTCACCGCCGAGGGGAAGGAATATGTCATCAAGCCGGGAACGATTGCCTGGTCAGGCGTGGGCTCGCCGCACGGGTTTTTCATGAACCGGGGGACACACTGCCGCTGGCTCGAAATCATGACCCCGCAGCCCCCACTCCAGCACAGCAACCGCCGCCTCTCGACCTGGGACGATATCCGGGCCCATATGCAAGGTTGA